A single Carettochelys insculpta isolate YL-2023 chromosome 2, ASM3395843v1, whole genome shotgun sequence DNA region contains:
- the LOC142009615 gene encoding uncharacterized protein LOC142009615 isoform X3 translates to MSTTKDDAKSTDPKPEPKQKIFYCEVCKVPCMSSISLQLHFRGLKHKKSKEFPEKMKRDPSGVKEDKVSFLRRVAREIEKTEGLKMYKNEGVERPSTSPSTAKKKSRWDDGNRENDPVRKQKALEYLETFRVTSDREATLIVGITQDLTEALKTFCNKKAVVNYANSLKPMMLSQHKLSAAKTAPKPSTSYGSSRGNSGNANWNQDFSSQRPKRAQFTSRSDEKTSRTTGRSYSYRRDDGSSSYGLRSNDWATPGNSFALQTEAFATGPNEWQKSFNHSASVTSKFTSVEDPSSCFTRSGSGYSTEYKSFQGNQTAPENRMAYGSGSRNWKSKGAFTNDRNLPDQRSSYSASTATYRSSGGYSTNNPLQGGSSYYRDGSANSTSSSRGGSSWSEESRYQKSNFETDSALFHSSSVRKSCRDYQPPRRELDNRFEDASGRTSTFLQGKDVSVMPEMLKPPAPYYPALENINIETLIKVLIETRQIN, encoded by the exons ATGAGCACCACCAAGGATGATGCGAAATCAACAGATCCTAAACCTGAACCTAAGCAAAAGATATTTTATTGTGAG GTTTGTAAAGTTCCATGTATGAGTTCTATAAGCCTTCAGTTACACTTCAGGGGACTAAAGCATAAAAAG TCTAAAGAATTTCCAGAAAAAATGAAGAGAGACCCATCAGGTGTCAAAGAGGACAAAGTCTCATTTCTCAGGAGGGTAGCGAGAGAGATAGAAAAGACTGAAGGCTTAAAAATGTATAAG aatgaAGGTGTTGAAAGACCCAGTACATCTC cctcaacagcaaagaaaaaatcaag ATGGGATGATGGCAATCGTGAG AATGATCCAGTTCGAAAGCAGAAAGCCCTAGAATACTTG GAAACTTTTCGAGTCACCTCAGACAGAGAAGCAACTCTGATAGTTGGTATTACACAAGATCTGACAGAAGCTTTGAAGACCTTTTGTAACAAGAAAGCAGTT gtCAATTATGCCAACAGCCTCAAGCCAATGATGTTATCTCAACACAAGCTttcagcagcaaaaactgcccccaAACCATCTACGTCTTATGGAAGTTCCAGAGGCAATTCAG GAAATGCTAACTGGAATCAAGATTTTTCATCTCAAAGACCTAAACGGGCACAATTTACATCACGATCAGATGAAAAGACTTCACGCACCACTGGCCGTTCATACAGTTACCGGAGAGATGATGGATCATCCTCATATGGGCTAAGATCCAATGATTGGGCTACGCCTGGTAATTCATTTGCCCTTCAGACTGAAGCCTTTGCTACTGGACCCAATGAATGGCAGAAGTCATTCAACCATTCTGCTTCTGTAACCTCCAAATTCACTTCAGTTGAAGACCCCTCTTCGTGCTTCACACGTTCAGGGAGTGGGTATTCAACAGAATATAAGAGTTTTCAAGGAAACCAAACAGCCCCTGAAAATAGAATGGCTTATGGTAGTGGAAGTAGAAACTGGAAGAGTAAAGGAGCATTTACAAATGACAGGAATTTACCTGACCAGAGGTCATCCTATTCTGCTTCCACTGCTACGTATCGTTCATCTGGAGGATATTCAACAAACAATCCTTTACAAGGTGGTTCATCTTACTACAGGGATGGGTCTGCAAATTCCACTTCTTCCTCAAGAGGTGGTTCTAGTTGGTCAGAAGAATCAAGATACCAGAAATCAAATTTTGAAACTGATTCGGCCTTATTTCATTCATCGTCTGTCCGTAAGTCCTGCAGAGATTACCAACCACCGAGGAGAGAGTTAGATAACAGGTTTGAAGATGCCAGTGGTCGTACTTCCACCTTTTTGCAAGGAAAGGATGTATCTGTCATGCCTGAAATGCTCAAGCCACCGGCTCCATATTATCCAGCACTTGAAA atatcAATATTGAAACATTAATCAAAGTGCTAATTGAAACTAGACAAATAAATTGA
- the LOC142009615 gene encoding uncharacterized protein LOC142009615 isoform X1 yields MSTTKDDAKSTDPKPEPKQKIFYCEVCKVPCMSSISLQLHFRGLKHKKKERAMNAYRAAAPVVYETQRPVKRKLTKDITCLKDFMKDPQREEPLVGLEHVVEIRFEGRKEPRYECKLCEFNTELAPMIEHLSGYKHRRAYISKEFPEKMKRDPSGVKEDKVSFLRRVAREIEKTEGLKMYKNEGVERPSTSPSTAKKKSRWDDGNRENDPVRKQKALEYLETFRVTSDREATLIVGITQDLTEALKTFCNKKAVVNYANSLKPMMLSQHKLSAAKTAPKPSTSYGSSRGNSGNANWNQDFSSQRPKRAQFTSRSDEKTSRTTGRSYSYRRDDGSSSYGLRSNDWATPGNSFALQTEAFATGPNEWQKSFNHSASVTSKFTSVEDPSSCFTRSGSGYSTEYKSFQGNQTAPENRMAYGSGSRNWKSKGAFTNDRNLPDQRSSYSASTATYRSSGGYSTNNPLQGGSSYYRDGSANSTSSSRGGSSWSEESRYQKSNFETDSALFHSSSVRKSCRDYQPPRRELDNRFEDASGRTSTFLQGKDVSVMPEMLKPPAPYYPALENINIETLIKVLIETRQIN; encoded by the exons ATGAGCACCACCAAGGATGATGCGAAATCAACAGATCCTAAACCTGAACCTAAGCAAAAGATATTTTATTGTGAG GTTTGTAAAGTTCCATGTATGAGTTCTATAAGCCTTCAGTTACACTTCAGGGGACTAAAGCATAAAAAG AAAGAGAGAGCCATGAATGCTTATC gtgctgcagctccagtggtaTATGAAACGCAGAGACCAG TTAAGCGGAAGCTTACAAAGGACATAACCTGCCTGAAAGATTTTATGAAAGATCCCCAAAGAGAAGAACCTCTAGTTG GTTTAGAACATGTGGTTGAAATCAGATTTGAAGGGAGGAAAGAACCACGTTATGAATGCAAATTATGTGAATTTAACACAGAGCTTGCACCTATGATAGAACATCTCAGTGGCTATAAACACAGAAGAGCATATATT TCTAAAGAATTTCCAGAAAAAATGAAGAGAGACCCATCAGGTGTCAAAGAGGACAAAGTCTCATTTCTCAGGAGGGTAGCGAGAGAGATAGAAAAGACTGAAGGCTTAAAAATGTATAAG aatgaAGGTGTTGAAAGACCCAGTACATCTC cctcaacagcaaagaaaaaatcaag ATGGGATGATGGCAATCGTGAG AATGATCCAGTTCGAAAGCAGAAAGCCCTAGAATACTTG GAAACTTTTCGAGTCACCTCAGACAGAGAAGCAACTCTGATAGTTGGTATTACACAAGATCTGACAGAAGCTTTGAAGACCTTTTGTAACAAGAAAGCAGTT gtCAATTATGCCAACAGCCTCAAGCCAATGATGTTATCTCAACACAAGCTttcagcagcaaaaactgcccccaAACCATCTACGTCTTATGGAAGTTCCAGAGGCAATTCAG GAAATGCTAACTGGAATCAAGATTTTTCATCTCAAAGACCTAAACGGGCACAATTTACATCACGATCAGATGAAAAGACTTCACGCACCACTGGCCGTTCATACAGTTACCGGAGAGATGATGGATCATCCTCATATGGGCTAAGATCCAATGATTGGGCTACGCCTGGTAATTCATTTGCCCTTCAGACTGAAGCCTTTGCTACTGGACCCAATGAATGGCAGAAGTCATTCAACCATTCTGCTTCTGTAACCTCCAAATTCACTTCAGTTGAAGACCCCTCTTCGTGCTTCACACGTTCAGGGAGTGGGTATTCAACAGAATATAAGAGTTTTCAAGGAAACCAAACAGCCCCTGAAAATAGAATGGCTTATGGTAGTGGAAGTAGAAACTGGAAGAGTAAAGGAGCATTTACAAATGACAGGAATTTACCTGACCAGAGGTCATCCTATTCTGCTTCCACTGCTACGTATCGTTCATCTGGAGGATATTCAACAAACAATCCTTTACAAGGTGGTTCATCTTACTACAGGGATGGGTCTGCAAATTCCACTTCTTCCTCAAGAGGTGGTTCTAGTTGGTCAGAAGAATCAAGATACCAGAAATCAAATTTTGAAACTGATTCGGCCTTATTTCATTCATCGTCTGTCCGTAAGTCCTGCAGAGATTACCAACCACCGAGGAGAGAGTTAGATAACAGGTTTGAAGATGCCAGTGGTCGTACTTCCACCTTTTTGCAAGGAAAGGATGTATCTGTCATGCCTGAAATGCTCAAGCCACCGGCTCCATATTATCCAGCACTTGAAA atatcAATATTGAAACATTAATCAAAGTGCTAATTGAAACTAGACAAATAAATTGA
- the LOC142009615 gene encoding uncharacterized protein LOC142009615 isoform X2 gives MKDPQREEPLVGLEHVVEIRFEGRKEPRYECKLCEFNTELAPMIEHLSGYKHRRAYISKEFPEKMKRDPSGVKEDKVSFLRRVAREIEKTEGLKMYKNEGVERPSTSPSTAKKKSRWDDGNRENDPVRKQKALEYLETFRVTSDREATLIVGITQDLTEALKTFCNKKAVVNYANSLKPMMLSQHKLSAAKTAPKPSTSYGSSRGNSGNANWNQDFSSQRPKRAQFTSRSDEKTSRTTGRSYSYRRDDGSSSYGLRSNDWATPGNSFALQTEAFATGPNEWQKSFNHSASVTSKFTSVEDPSSCFTRSGSGYSTEYKSFQGNQTAPENRMAYGSGSRNWKSKGAFTNDRNLPDQRSSYSASTATYRSSGGYSTNNPLQGGSSYYRDGSANSTSSSRGGSSWSEESRYQKSNFETDSALFHSSSVRKSCRDYQPPRRELDNRFEDASGRTSTFLQGKDVSVMPEMLKPPAPYYPALENINIETLIKVLIETRQIN, from the exons ATGAAAGATCCCCAAAGAGAAGAACCTCTAGTTG GTTTAGAACATGTGGTTGAAATCAGATTTGAAGGGAGGAAAGAACCACGTTATGAATGCAAATTATGTGAATTTAACACAGAGCTTGCACCTATGATAGAACATCTCAGTGGCTATAAACACAGAAGAGCATATATT TCTAAAGAATTTCCAGAAAAAATGAAGAGAGACCCATCAGGTGTCAAAGAGGACAAAGTCTCATTTCTCAGGAGGGTAGCGAGAGAGATAGAAAAGACTGAAGGCTTAAAAATGTATAAG aatgaAGGTGTTGAAAGACCCAGTACATCTC cctcaacagcaaagaaaaaatcaag ATGGGATGATGGCAATCGTGAG AATGATCCAGTTCGAAAGCAGAAAGCCCTAGAATACTTG GAAACTTTTCGAGTCACCTCAGACAGAGAAGCAACTCTGATAGTTGGTATTACACAAGATCTGACAGAAGCTTTGAAGACCTTTTGTAACAAGAAAGCAGTT gtCAATTATGCCAACAGCCTCAAGCCAATGATGTTATCTCAACACAAGCTttcagcagcaaaaactgcccccaAACCATCTACGTCTTATGGAAGTTCCAGAGGCAATTCAG GAAATGCTAACTGGAATCAAGATTTTTCATCTCAAAGACCTAAACGGGCACAATTTACATCACGATCAGATGAAAAGACTTCACGCACCACTGGCCGTTCATACAGTTACCGGAGAGATGATGGATCATCCTCATATGGGCTAAGATCCAATGATTGGGCTACGCCTGGTAATTCATTTGCCCTTCAGACTGAAGCCTTTGCTACTGGACCCAATGAATGGCAGAAGTCATTCAACCATTCTGCTTCTGTAACCTCCAAATTCACTTCAGTTGAAGACCCCTCTTCGTGCTTCACACGTTCAGGGAGTGGGTATTCAACAGAATATAAGAGTTTTCAAGGAAACCAAACAGCCCCTGAAAATAGAATGGCTTATGGTAGTGGAAGTAGAAACTGGAAGAGTAAAGGAGCATTTACAAATGACAGGAATTTACCTGACCAGAGGTCATCCTATTCTGCTTCCACTGCTACGTATCGTTCATCTGGAGGATATTCAACAAACAATCCTTTACAAGGTGGTTCATCTTACTACAGGGATGGGTCTGCAAATTCCACTTCTTCCTCAAGAGGTGGTTCTAGTTGGTCAGAAGAATCAAGATACCAGAAATCAAATTTTGAAACTGATTCGGCCTTATTTCATTCATCGTCTGTCCGTAAGTCCTGCAGAGATTACCAACCACCGAGGAGAGAGTTAGATAACAGGTTTGAAGATGCCAGTGGTCGTACTTCCACCTTTTTGCAAGGAAAGGATGTATCTGTCATGCCTGAAATGCTCAAGCCACCGGCTCCATATTATCCAGCACTTGAAA atatcAATATTGAAACATTAATCAAAGTGCTAATTGAAACTAGACAAATAAATTGA